A genomic segment from bacterium BMS3Abin08 encodes:
- the sdhA_2 gene encoding succinate dehydrogenase flavoprotein subunit codes for MEHSFDTVIIGSGLAGLRAAIEASTRGSVAVLTKLYPTRSHSTAAQGGIGAALGNEEPDSPEWHFYDTTKGGDFLGDQDAIEVMCEDAIRTVIELEHLGVPFSRTAEGKIAQRRFGGHTRDFGAAPVRRACYSADRTGHAILFALYEQNELLGVSFFPEFHVLDIVIEGGRCHGVIALQIRTGEIHQFNARATLIASGGYGKVFKTTSNAHASTGDCLGILFNRGVPLEDMEFFQFHPTGLYRLGILITEGARGEGGILLNGEGERFMERYAPTIKDLAPRDMVSRAIMTEIREGRGIGGKDFVNLDLTRVPKKVIQQRLPEISAFCRIYMGIEPSEEPIPVLPTAHYAMGGIPTDIDGRVLQDEAGHVIRGLFSAGESACVSVHGANRLGCNSLLDTVVFGRRAGMAIGSELQDLDMGSMSQPVVDGVREEIDRLLSGAGVEDMGEVRMDLQSKMMDRCSVFRNEDDLKGLVDELREIQERTLRVAVKDRGRVFNTDLLGALELRHLVTLAGVMAGSALQRTESRGAHYREDFPDRDDKNWLKHTLAFKRDGGIEFRYKPVVISRFQPEERKY; via the coding sequence GTGGAGCACAGCTTTGACACGGTTATTATAGGCTCGGGCCTTGCGGGCCTGAGGGCTGCGATAGAGGCATCAACGCGGGGCTCTGTTGCGGTTCTGACCAAGCTCTATCCCACGCGTTCCCACTCGACCGCAGCACAGGGGGGTATAGGTGCAGCCCTTGGAAATGAGGAGCCCGACTCACCGGAATGGCATTTCTACGATACAACAAAGGGTGGCGACTTCCTCGGTGACCAGGACGCCATCGAGGTTATGTGTGAGGATGCGATACGTACGGTTATAGAGCTTGAACACCTCGGCGTTCCCTTTTCAAGGACCGCTGAAGGCAAGATAGCCCAGCGCAGGTTCGGCGGGCATACCAGGGACTTCGGCGCTGCCCCTGTCAGGAGGGCATGTTACTCTGCAGACAGGACCGGTCATGCCATACTCTTTGCCCTCTATGAACAGAACGAACTCCTGGGAGTGAGTTTCTTCCCCGAGTTTCACGTTCTTGATATTGTAATAGAAGGGGGAAGGTGTCACGGGGTCATAGCCCTCCAGATAAGGACGGGTGAGATTCACCAGTTCAATGCAAGGGCAACACTGATTGCATCAGGGGGCTATGGGAAGGTTTTCAAGACCACATCCAACGCCCATGCAAGCACCGGCGACTGTCTGGGGATCCTCTTCAACCGTGGGGTGCCTCTCGAGGATATGGAGTTTTTTCAGTTTCATCCCACAGGGCTTTACCGCCTCGGTATCCTTATTACGGAAGGTGCAAGGGGTGAGGGGGGGATACTGCTCAATGGAGAGGGTGAGCGTTTTATGGAACGGTACGCCCCGACAATCAAGGACCTCGCTCCGAGGGATATGGTCTCCAGGGCTATTATGACGGAGATCAGGGAGGGGAGGGGGATCGGCGGGAAGGATTTTGTGAATCTTGATCTGACCCGTGTTCCGAAGAAGGTCATTCAGCAGAGGCTTCCGGAGATCTCTGCTTTCTGCCGTATCTACATGGGGATAGAGCCCTCTGAGGAGCCCATACCCGTACTGCCTACAGCACATTATGCAATGGGAGGTATTCCGACGGATATCGACGGCAGGGTACTGCAGGACGAGGCCGGACATGTTATCAGAGGTCTTTTCTCTGCCGGCGAGTCTGCCTGCGTTTCCGTTCATGGCGCTAACAGGCTTGGCTGTAACTCCCTCCTTGATACGGTTGTCTTCGGACGCAGGGCAGGCATGGCAATCGGCAGTGAACTGCAGGATCTGGATATGGGGAGTATGTCACAACCGGTTGTTGACGGAGTCAGGGAGGAGATTGACCGGTTGTTGTCAGGTGCCGGTGTGGAGGATATGGGTGAGGTAAGAATGGACCTTCAGTCAAAAATGATGGACCGGTGTTCCGTCTTCAGAAATGAGGATGATCTCAAGGGCCTCGTCGATGAGCTAAGAGAGATTCAGGAGCGGACCCTTAGGGTTGCGGTCAAGGACAGGGGAAGGGTTTTTAATACCGACCTGCTGGGGGCATTGGAGTTAAGGCACCTGGTAACCCTTGCCGGGGTGATGGCAGGGTCCGCACTTCAGCGGACCGAGAGCAGGGGTGCGCATTATCGCGAGGATTTCCCGGACAGGGATGATAAGAACTGGCTCAAACATACCCTCGCTTTCAAGAGGGACGGGGGGATTGAGTTCCGGTATAAACCGGTTGTAATTTCAAGGTTTCAGCCTGAGGAGAGGAAGTATTAA
- the sdhB_2 gene encoding succinate dehydrogenase iron-sulfur subunit: protein MKTYILKIRRFDPERDAGPRWESFSVDLDPGESLLDGFIRIKEQQDGTLTFRRSCAHGICGSCAVKVNGKNRLACQSLMKDLPDTVEIEPLHALDVIKDLVVDMDPFFEKNEKVLPYLINNEPLPGRERLQSPEDQGKILQAITCIMCGCCTSSCPIFWNDSEYLGPSALLKAARFILDTRDRAEKERLQRILGRDGLWRCHSIYNCVEVCPKEIDITGHLSGLKRLAVKKKLFRSK, encoded by the coding sequence ATGAAAACGTATATTCTGAAAATCAGGCGTTTTGACCCTGAAAGGGATGCCGGGCCCCGTTGGGAGTCTTTTTCTGTTGATTTGGATCCCGGGGAGAGTCTTCTTGACGGTTTCATCAGGATCAAGGAGCAGCAGGACGGCACCCTCACATTCAGACGTTCCTGTGCCCATGGTATATGTGGCTCATGTGCCGTGAAGGTAAACGGGAAAAACCGCCTTGCCTGTCAGAGCCTGATGAAAGACCTGCCCGATACGGTTGAGATCGAGCCTCTCCATGCCCTTGACGTGATCAAGGACCTTGTTGTGGATATGGATCCCTTCTTTGAGAAGAACGAGAAGGTCCTGCCCTACCTGATAAACAACGAGCCGCTTCCCGGGAGGGAGAGACTCCAGAGTCCGGAGGATCAGGGGAAGATACTTCAGGCTATAACATGCATCATGTGTGGATGCTGTACGTCTTCATGTCCGATCTTCTGGAATGACAGTGAGTACCTCGGTCCTTCAGCGCTTCTGAAGGCGGCACGGTTTATCCTTGATACACGTGACAGGGCGGAGAAAGAGAGACTGCAAAGGATTCTGGGAAGAGACGGCTTATGGAGATGCCACTCCATATACAACTGTGTGGAGGTCTGTCCGAAGGAGATCGATATTACGGGACACCTGAGCGGACTCAAGAGGCTTGCCGTGAAAAAAAAGCTGTTCAGATCAAAATAG
- a CDS encoding leucine/isoleucine/valine transporter permease subunit, whose protein sequence is MVGILIIQTFISKLPYYYIALGLAVLTIVTVRLVMRSKLGYYFLSIREDQDAAESLGINTHHYKMISLVIAAALYMNYMGFIDPHVVFSLHDISIMAILVGIVGGVGTQYGPAGTCLVMTTQKRRTWVFEPISRHFKMGVLKCLYRTG, encoded by the coding sequence ATGGTCGGCATACTGATTATCCAGACGTTCATATCCAAGCTCCCCTATTACTATATAGCCCTGGGTCTTGCGGTATTGACAATAGTAACGGTAAGGCTTGTAATGCGCTCAAAACTCGGCTATTACTTCCTTTCAATACGTGAAGACCAGGATGCCGCTGAGAGCTTGGGTATAAACACCCATCATTACAAGATGATATCCCTTGTAATTGCAGCAGCCCTCTACATGAACTATATGGGTTTTATCGATCCGCATGTAGTATTTTCTCTCCATGACATTTCGATTATGGCAATCCTTGTAGGCATAGTAGGTGGTGTGGGCACCCAGTACGGTCCGGCAGGGACCTGCTTGGTAATGACCACGCAAAAACGGCGTACCTGGGTGTTTGAACCGATAAGCCGTCACTTTAAAATGGGGGTGTTGAAATGTTTGTATCGGACTGGATGA
- a CDS encoding CBS domain protein — protein MFVSDWMTKRVCTVSPDDGIPDAARLAKEKGIKHLPVVKAGRLKGIISDRDIKEYVPSKATSLDVYELHYLLAKTKVRAIMKRRVVIRTRGKGNFRVLKAELEGSFRGVRIIKG, from the coding sequence ATGTTTGTATCGGACTGGATGACAAAGCGTGTCTGTACCGTTTCTCCAGATGACGGTATTCCTGATGCAGCAAGGCTTGCAAAGGAAAAGGGTATCAAGCATCTTCCCGTTGTAAAGGCTGGAAGGTTAAAGGGGATTATTTCCGACCGGGATATAAAGGAGTATGTACCGTCAAAGGCGACATCACTGGATGTATATGAACTGCATTACCTCCTCGCAAAGACAAAGGTAAGGGCTATAATGAAGCGGAGGGTTGTGATCAGGACAAGGGGGAAAGGCAATTTCAGGGTTCTCAAGGCTGAACTGGAAGGCTCGTTCAGGGGAGTGAGGATTATAAAGGGGTAG
- a CDS encoding succinate dehydrogenase/Fumarate reductase transmembrane subunit — protein sequence MRYRWHTGSFAWLIHRIAGIMLTLYIFLHLYVLSHLKDPVGYKTLLSLMKNPLVILSEIGLLSLVLVHALNGLRLTLLDLGIPTKAQKLLFLLSLVIGVVVFLLGSVPLIREVL from the coding sequence ATGAGATATAGGTGGCATACAGGTTCGTTTGCCTGGCTCATTCACAGGATTGCAGGGATTATGCTTACACTCTATATATTTCTTCACCTTTACGTGCTCAGTCACCTGAAAGATCCCGTGGGTTATAAAACACTGCTGTCCCTGATGAAAAACCCCCTTGTGATTCTGAGCGAGATAGGGCTCCTATCACTTGTGCTGGTTCATGCCCTCAACGGTCTCAGGTTGACCCTTCTTGATCTTGGTATCCCGACAAAGGCTCAAAAGCTCCTTTTTCTGCTTTCTCTTGTTATTGGCGTTGTTGTCTTTTTGCTCGGAAGTGTTCCCTTGATCAGGGAGGTTCTGTAA
- a CDS encoding succinate dehydrogenase/Fumarate reductase transmembrane subunit, giving the protein MGVLAWFLQRISGVVLFLGLVVHFYVMHYSGEGQIGYDAVMARLRNPFWITFDVLFLVFVIYHGFNGIWGIVVEYIASSTLRRVCHRILLASSFILLGAGVYIVVS; this is encoded by the coding sequence ATGGGTGTGTTAGCGTGGTTTTTGCAGAGGATCAGCGGAGTCGTCCTTTTTCTTGGATTGGTTGTGCATTTTTACGTCATGCATTACAGTGGCGAGGGTCAGATCGGGTACGATGCTGTAATGGCCAGACTGAGAAACCCATTCTGGATAACCTTTGACGTTCTGTTCCTTGTTTTCGTTATCTATCATGGCTTTAATGGAATATGGGGGATAGTGGTGGAGTATATTGCTTCCTCTACCTTAAGAAGGGTTTGCCATAGAATTCTTCTTGCATCCTCGTTTATCCTGCTGGGTGCGGGTGTTTATATTGTCGTTTCATAA
- the ino1 gene encoding inositol-3-phosphate synthase: MERIRIAVIGVGNCANSLIQGIYYYRDKAPEDAVGLMHWDVGGYTPGDIEVVAAFDVDARKVGCDLSEAIFAPPNCTKVFKEDIPVTGVKVAMGRVMDGVADHMKDYPEDETFVVSDGPEADVVSVLEENGAEIVLNYLPVGSEDATRYYAGCCLEAGVAFINCMPVFIASDPSWANKFMEKGVPVVGDDIKAQIGATITHRTLAKLFADRGVTLDRTYQMNTGGNTDFLNMLAPERLKSKKISKTEAVQSVLPKPLDERNIHIGPSDYIPWLKDNKVCFLRMEGSIFGGVPMNVELRLSVEDSPNSAGCAIDAIRCSKIALDRGIGGPLLSISSYTMKHPLQQFSDNRARQMVEEFIEDKRER, from the coding sequence ATGGAGAGAATCAGGATCGCAGTGATTGGCGTTGGCAACTGTGCAAATTCACTTATTCAGGGGATTTACTATTACAGGGACAAGGCCCCTGAAGATGCTGTCGGGCTTATGCACTGGGATGTTGGCGGCTACACCCCTGGGGATATTGAGGTTGTTGCAGCCTTTGATGTTGATGCAAGGAAGGTCGGTTGTGATCTGAGTGAAGCCATTTTTGCGCCGCCTAACTGTACTAAGGTCTTTAAAGAGGATATCCCCGTAACCGGCGTAAAGGTGGCCATGGGGCGGGTGATGGATGGTGTGGCCGACCATATGAAGGATTATCCGGAGGATGAGACCTTTGTGGTTTCTGACGGGCCTGAAGCGGATGTGGTAAGTGTACTTGAAGAAAATGGTGCGGAAATAGTTCTTAATTACCTGCCCGTTGGTTCCGAGGATGCTACAAGGTACTATGCGGGGTGCTGTCTTGAGGCAGGGGTTGCCTTCATTAACTGCATGCCCGTCTTCATTGCATCCGATCCTTCATGGGCGAATAAATTCATGGAAAAAGGGGTCCCGGTAGTGGGTGATGATATTAAGGCCCAGATTGGTGCGACAATAACTCACAGGACACTGGCAAAGCTCTTTGCCGACAGGGGTGTCACGCTTGACAGGACCTATCAGATGAATACGGGCGGAAACACGGATTTTCTCAATATGCTTGCCCCTGAGAGACTGAAATCCAAGAAGATCTCCAAAACGGAGGCCGTTCAGTCGGTGTTGCCCAAGCCCCTTGATGAAAGGAATATTCATATCGGGCCATCCGATTACATCCCGTGGTTAAAGGACAACAAGGTCTGTTTTCTCAGAATGGAAGGCAGTATCTTTGGCGGGGTCCCGATGAATGTTGAACTCAGGCTCTCTGTCGAGGACTCCCCCAACTCCGCAGGATGTGCCATAGACGCCATCAGATGCTCCAAGATTGCCCTGGACAGGGGTATAGGCGGCCCGCTTCTCTCAATTTCTTCATATACAATGAAACACCCGCTGCAGCAGTTCTCTGATAACCGGGCAAGACAGATGGTTGAAGAGTTTATAGAAGATAAAAGAGAGCGTTAA
- the rplI gene encoding 50S ribosomal protein L9: MKVIIKEDIENLGNMGDIVNVKDGYARNYLIPKNLAVEANPRNIKEFEHHRRIIQEKANTIKNSAQILADKLSSKPIVIKAKAGEKDKLFGSVTNIDIENALKVEGFEIDRKKILLEEPIKRLGEYTVSVKLHPEVKTSLTVRVEKEEE; encoded by the coding sequence ATGAAGGTAATTATTAAGGAGGATATCGAGAACCTTGGAAACATGGGTGACATTGTAAATGTAAAAGATGGTTACGCAAGGAACTATCTCATCCCTAAAAACCTTGCCGTTGAGGCAAACCCAAGGAATATAAAAGAGTTTGAGCATCACAGGCGGATTATTCAGGAGAAGGCAAACACGATTAAAAATTCCGCCCAGATCCTTGCAGATAAACTCTCTTCAAAACCGATAGTTATTAAGGCAAAGGCAGGTGAGAAGGATAAGCTGTTTGGTTCGGTTACGAATATTGATATTGAGAATGCCCTTAAAGTGGAGGGCTTTGAGATTGACCGCAAGAAGATTTTGCTTGAAGAACCGATTAAACGTCTCGGCGAGTATACGGTATCAGTCAAACTCCATCCTGAAGTTAAAACCAGTCTCACGGTACGGGTAGAGAAGGAAGAGGAGTAA
- the dnaC gene encoding replicative DNA helicase translates to MAISTLDQTLDKLPPQNLEAEQSILGAILLDNEALLKALDVTTIEDFYRNSHRKIFTAMLELFDRNEAIDLITLTDHLKMRNQLDEIGGVSYLTTLVNTVPTSANIRHHCRIVREKALMRGLVTSVTQIATMVYEENLPADDLVDAAEKKIFEISDRRVKSAFAKLKDLIKDSFEMIEQLYDRKESITGVPSGFRDLDDLTTGFQNGDLIIIGGRPSMGKTAFALNIAQHVGVEMNEPVAIFSLEMSKRQLALRMLCSEAMIDSNSVRKGFIRKEDWHKLTSAAGKLAEAPVYIDDSSNISVLEMRAKARRLKMEHGLSLVIVDYLQLMRGKSAFERREQEISDISRSLKALAKELELPVIALSQLNRGVEQRTDKRPSLADLRESGALEQDADVIVFLYRDEVYNRKSPDNKGMAEIIIAKQRNGPTATVNLAFISSCTRFTDYTDRAYDVEEEVF, encoded by the coding sequence ATGGCTATTTCTACCCTCGATCAGACCCTTGATAAACTTCCGCCCCAGAACCTGGAGGCAGAGCAGTCCATACTCGGGGCAATCCTGCTCGATAACGAGGCACTGCTCAAGGCCCTCGATGTAACCACCATCGAGGATTTTTACCGTAACTCCCACCGTAAGATCTTCACCGCGATGCTGGAACTCTTTGACAGGAACGAGGCAATTGATCTTATTACCCTTACCGATCATCTCAAGATGAGAAACCAGCTTGATGAGATAGGTGGGGTGTCCTACCTTACAACGCTCGTTAATACCGTCCCGACTTCAGCCAATATAAGACATCATTGCAGGATTGTGAGAGAGAAGGCGCTCATGAGGGGGTTGGTTACTTCTGTAACCCAGATTGCAACGATGGTATATGAAGAGAATCTGCCTGCAGATGATCTTGTGGATGCTGCCGAGAAGAAGATATTTGAGATATCGGACAGGAGAGTTAAATCCGCTTTTGCAAAGCTCAAGGATCTGATCAAGGACAGTTTCGAGATGATAGAGCAACTCTATGACAGGAAGGAATCCATAACAGGGGTGCCCTCCGGCTTCAGGGATCTCGATGACCTTACCACGGGTTTTCAGAATGGAGACCTGATCATTATAGGTGGGAGGCCCTCTATGGGAAAGACCGCCTTTGCACTTAATATTGCCCAGCATGTAGGGGTTGAGATGAATGAGCCTGTTGCCATCTTCAGCCTTGAGATGTCAAAGCGCCAGCTTGCATTGAGGATGCTCTGCTCCGAGGCGATGATCGATTCCAACAGTGTGAGGAAGGGGTTTATCAGGAAGGAAGACTGGCACAAACTCACATCTGCAGCCGGTAAGCTGGCAGAGGCCCCGGTTTATATTGATGATTCTTCAAATATTTCAGTTCTCGAGATGAGAGCCAAGGCAAGAAGGCTGAAGATGGAACACGGCCTGAGCCTCGTTATTGTTGACTACCTGCAGCTCATGAGGGGGAAGTCCGCCTTTGAAAGGAGGGAACAGGAGATCTCCGATATCTCAAGGTCCCTGAAGGCCCTGGCCAAGGAGCTTGAGTTGCCGGTGATCGCCCTGAGTCAGTTGAACAGAGGGGTTGAACAGAGGACGGATAAAAGACCATCACTTGCAGACCTGAGGGAATCAGGGGCACTTGAGCAGGATGCAGATGTGATTGTGTTCCTATACAGGGATGAGGTATATAACAGGAAGAGTCCCGATAATAAGGGGATGGCCGAGATTATAATCGCAAAGCAGAGAAACGGGCCGACCGCCACGGTGAACCTTGCCTTTATCTCCAGTTGCACCAGGTTTACCGACTATACAGACCGTGCCTACGATGTGGAAGAGGAGGTGTTCTGA
- a CDS encoding PilZ domain protein, whose protein sequence is MDESVDKRRNPRFEVEGVSGFLTFSLDVRILNMSLEGMAVETNRLLSVNSDYIVKIVHGDDRLELKGKVVWSTLDRTVKLPEGEVLPVYRAGIQFLDSLDQKTKYIIGFIQDNRIVTLEKRILGRFKINEKSALIHYPQDFVVRRMSLSGMLIETEMPLEPEYRAEMIVRVSDGKEVPFSGRVAHVIPPKEGESFYRIGIEFASISKSNLEVIKDFLGSLDGI, encoded by the coding sequence ATGGACGAATCTGTTGATAAGAGGAGAAACCCGAGGTTCGAGGTTGAAGGGGTAAGCGGATTTCTTACCTTCTCCCTTGATGTCAGGATATTGAACATGAGCCTCGAGGGAATGGCAGTTGAGACAAACAGGCTCTTAAGTGTCAACTCTGATTATATTGTGAAGATTGTACATGGAGATGACCGGCTTGAACTCAAGGGCAAGGTTGTATGGTCTACACTGGACAGGACCGTCAAGCTTCCCGAAGGCGAGGTCCTCCCGGTGTACAGGGCGGGTATACAGTTTCTGGATTCACTGGATCAGAAGACCAAGTACATAATAGGTTTTATTCAGGACAACAGGATTGTAACCCTCGAGAAACGGATCCTCGGCAGATTCAAGATCAATGAAAAGAGCGCTCTGATACATTATCCGCAGGATTTTGTTGTGAGAAGGATGAGTCTTTCAGGCATGCTGATTGAAACAGAGATGCCTCTTGAGCCGGAATACAGGGCGGAGATGATCGTCAGGGTATCAGATGGTAAAGAGGTGCCTTTTAGCGGACGTGTCGCCCATGTCATACCACCAAAAGAAGGTGAAAGTTTTTACCGTATCGGGATTGAATTTGCCTCGATTAGCAAGAGCAACCTGGAGGTAATTAAGGACTTTCTGGGTTCACTTGACGGCATTTGA
- the rplU gene encoding 50S ribosomal protein L21, which translates to MLAVIETGGKQYRVKNGQMIKVEKVAAEKGETIDIDRVLMVSDDDNTVIGKPFVEGAKVRAKVLDTYKDRKVLVFRKKPRKGFKSLRGHRQLVSKLLIEDIVYGG; encoded by the coding sequence ATGTTAGCGGTTATTGAGACAGGTGGTAAACAGTACAGGGTTAAAAACGGTCAGATGATAAAGGTTGAGAAGGTAGCTGCTGAAAAAGGGGAGACCATAGATATAGACAGAGTGCTGATGGTTTCCGACGATGACAATACCGTGATAGGAAAGCCCTTTGTTGAAGGGGCTAAGGTCAGGGCTAAGGTGCTTGATACCTATAAGGACAGGAAGGTCCTTGTCTTTAGAAAGAAACCACGCAAGGGTTTCAAGAGCCTGAGAGGCCACAGGCAGCTTGTATCAAAACTCCTGATTGAAGATATTGTATATGGAGGTTAA
- the rpmA gene encoding 50S ribosomal protein L27: MAHKKGVGSSRNGRDSQSKRLGVKRYGGQLVKAGSILVRQRGTKFHPGFNVKRGGDDTLYSLVDGHVKFERKDRRRLKVSVYPVSA, from the coding sequence ATGGCTCATAAAAAGGGAGTGGGCAGTTCAAGAAACGGGCGTGACAGCCAGTCAAAGAGGCTCGGAGTCAAGAGGTACGGCGGACAGCTTGTGAAGGCTGGAAGTATACTTGTCAGGCAGAGAGGAACAAAGTTTCATCCCGGGTTTAATGTTAAGAGGGGTGGGGACGATACGCTCTATTCGCTGGTTGATGGTCATGTGAAGTTTGAGAGGAAGGACAGGAGAAGGCTTAAGGTGAGTGTCTATCCAGTAAGTGCATGA
- the trmFO gene encoding methylenetetrahydrofolate--tRNA-(uracil-5-)-methyltransferase TrmFO — MAKDEIIAIIGGGLAGSEAAWQALRRGIHVRLYEMRPRKMTAAHKTGLLGELVCSNSLRSANEFSAPGLLKKELSMGGSLIMEAARQTAVPAGSALAVDRRLFGEFITERISSHPDIEIINEEVDEIRERPCIVATGPLTSEALSETLGRMLGADHLYFYDAIAPIVDADSIDHSRVFRASRYGKGGDDYLNCPMNREEYERFYNALIDADSVSAREFEDKRVFEGCMPIEVMARRGKDTPRFGPMKPVGIRDPGTGSEPFAVVQLRVENREETAYNIVGFQTRLKWPEQKRVFSLIPGLERAEFLRFGSIHRNTFINGPGFLNTDLTLKVDEGVYIAGQLSGVEGYIESTAMGLISGINVSRSIRKKGFAEVPVETAHGALLRYITGSSPEGFQPSNINFGLFPSTGIRTGDKRKRREEIVKRALNCWEDYLNRIGNG; from the coding sequence ATGGCAAAGGATGAGATAATCGCTATAATCGGTGGAGGCCTTGCCGGAAGCGAGGCTGCATGGCAGGCTCTCAGGAGGGGAATCCATGTCAGGTTATATGAGATGAGACCCCGGAAGATGACCGCTGCTCATAAAACGGGTCTCCTGGGAGAACTTGTTTGTTCAAATTCCCTGAGGTCCGCCAATGAGTTTTCAGCTCCGGGGCTCCTGAAAAAGGAACTCTCAATGGGGGGCTCCCTCATAATGGAGGCTGCCCGTCAAACTGCTGTCCCTGCAGGCTCAGCCCTTGCCGTAGACAGAAGGCTCTTTGGAGAGTTTATTACGGAGAGGATATCATCACACCCCGATATTGAGATTATAAATGAAGAGGTTGATGAAATCAGGGAGAGGCCCTGTATTGTAGCAACCGGGCCACTAACCTCTGAGGCCCTTTCTGAAACCCTCGGGAGGATGCTTGGAGCGGATCATCTCTACTTTTATGACGCAATTGCTCCTATTGTTGATGCCGACAGTATTGACCATTCAAGGGTATTCAGGGCATCGAGATATGGAAAGGGCGGTGATGATTACCTGAATTGTCCCATGAACAGGGAGGAATATGAACGGTTTTACAATGCCCTGATAGATGCCGACAGTGTTTCGGCCCGTGAATTCGAGGATAAAAGGGTTTTTGAGGGATGTATGCCGATCGAGGTGATGGCCCGGAGGGGAAAGGACACACCGAGGTTTGGTCCGATGAAGCCGGTTGGCATCAGGGACCCGGGGACGGGCTCGGAGCCCTTTGCCGTGGTTCAGTTGAGGGTTGAAAATCGGGAAGAAACGGCATATAATATCGTTGGGTTTCAGACGCGCTTGAAATGGCCGGAGCAAAAGAGGGTTTTCTCTCTGATCCCGGGACTTGAGAGGGCGGAGTTCCTGAGATTCGGCAGTATTCACAGGAATACCTTTATTAACGGACCGGGGTTTTTAAACACCGACCTTACCCTGAAGGTCGACGAGGGCGTATACATTGCCGGACAGCTCTCAGGCGTGGAGGGCTATATAGAGTCAACTGCAATGGGTCTGATTTCAGGTATTAACGTATCAAGGAGCATACGGAAGAAGGGGTTTGCAGAGGTTCCCGTTGAGACGGCACACGGCGCGCTTCTCAGGTACATAACAGGCTCTTCCCCCGAGGGGTTCCAGCCAAGCAACATAAACTTCGGCCTCTTTCCCTCAACGGGCATCAGGACGGGGGATAAGAGGAAGAGACGTGAAGAGATCGTGAAGAGGGCGCTCAACTGCTGGGAAGACTACCTGAACAGGATCGGCAATGGATAA
- the xerD gene encoding tyrosine recombinase XerD, with the protein MDKYIAGFLKYIEVEQGCSSHTIRAYRKDLKDFFSFIKKSPLDVEITDIRGFLAHRLRAGMEKTSVSRQLATLRSFFGFLHRDGYTPFNPARLVPSPKKEQRLPRFLSVDEIFELVERPDDIGFIQTRDRAILELLYSSGLRVGELAALRMDSMNLKEGLVKVEGKRKKERIVPVGRSAADALRTYMVERALLKKDTDHLFLNRMGTPLSGRSIRRIVVKYARLTGISGKVGPHILRHTFATHLLHEGADLRVIQELLGHSSLSSTQVYTHLDLRKLIDIYDRSHPLAKRKRGEK; encoded by the coding sequence ATGGATAAGTACATTGCCGGTTTTCTGAAGTATATCGAGGTGGAGCAGGGCTGTTCCAGCCATACGATCAGGGCATACAGGAAGGACCTGAAGGACTTCTTCTCCTTTATTAAAAAGTCCCCCCTTGATGTGGAGATAACGGATATACGGGGTTTCCTTGCCCACAGGCTCAGGGCCGGAATGGAGAAGACCTCCGTAAGCAGGCAGCTTGCAACACTGAGGTCATTCTTCGGTTTTCTCCATAGAGATGGGTATACCCCTTTCAACCCGGCACGTCTTGTTCCATCGCCTAAGAAGGAGCAGAGGCTTCCGAGGTTTCTCTCGGTGGATGAGATTTTTGAACTTGTCGAGAGGCCCGATGATATAGGGTTTATCCAGACGAGGGACAGGGCCATTCTTGAGCTGCTCTACTCAAGCGGCCTGAGGGTAGGGGAACTGGCGGCCCTCAGGATGGACAGCATGAACCTCAAGGAGGGGCTTGTAAAGGTAGAGGGGAAGAGGAAAAAGGAGAGGATTGTCCCTGTCGGCAGAAGCGCAGCGGATGCATTGAGGACCTACATGGTTGAGAGGGCATTGCTAAAAAAGGATACGGACCATCTGTTTCTGAACAGGATGGGCACCCCCCTTTCGGGTAGGAGTATACGAAGGATTGTAGTCAAGTATGCGAGGTTAACCGGGATAAGTGGAAAGGTTGGTCCTCATATACTGAGACATACCTTTGCGACACACCTCCTGCATGAAGGGGCGGACCTCAGGGTCATACAGGAACTCCTCGGCCACAGTTCCCTTTCATCAACGCAGGTCTATACCCATCTCGATCTCAGGAAACTGATCGATATATACGACCGGAGCCACCCCCTTGCAAAGAGGAAAAGGGGAGAAAAATAG